The Bacillus sp. B-jedd sequence TAATAAAGTATCAAAACCGGCCCGGTCGTGTCAATGATTACGATTGAAAATCGGCATATGTTAATTCATTAAAAAAGATTGAAAAACCTCATTTCCAAGTAGCATTCCTTTTCTAGTCAACCGAATGCTGCCGCCTGAAGCTTCGATTAAGCCTTTTTTCGACAAATGTTCCAGCTGCTCGGAAAAAATCGATTCCAGCGGCACACTGAATTTCTCTTCAAAATGGCCAAATCTCACGCCTTCAGTCTTCCTCAATCCAAGAAACATTTCTTCCTCCATTGCCTCTTCCTTTGTTACTCTATTCTCTTCCAGAATTGGAAATTCACCCGTTGCTACTTTGGATAAATACTTGTTAAGCGGTCCTATATTCGAGCGGCGGACTCCTTTGAGATAGCTGTGCGCTCCGGCTCCAAAACCGTAATATTCGCTGTTATCCCAATAAGCTAGATTATGCTTGCTTTCAAACCCTCTTTTTGCAAAATTGCTGATTTCATACTGTAGCAAGCCGTGTTTCTGCATTTCATCCATAAGCAATTCATACATGGCTGCTTCGGCATCCTCACCTGGCAGAGGGAGTTTCCCTTTTTTCATCAAATTGTAAAAGACTGTTTTTGGTTCGATGATGAGTGAGTAACCGGAGTAATGGGGAAGGTCCAATGATAAGGCCTTTAGAAGTGTATCCTTAAAATCGTCCATTGTTTGTCCCGGAAGGGCATATATAAGGTCGATTGAGACATTTTCAAACCCAGCCTTTTTTGCATCTTCAACTGTTTTGTAAACATCCCTTGCCCTGTGGCTCCGTCCAATCCTCTCCAACAGACTGTCATTAAAGGACTGGACACCCAAGCTGAGCCTGTTTACTCCGATGCTTTTTAAAATCTCCAGCTTCGCGGGGGTGAGATCGCCCGGATTTCCTTCAAAGGTATATTCGGCCTCTGCGTCTATGTTAAAACTTTCCCCTATGATTTCCCCGAGTCTTTCCAACTGAATCTCATTGAGTGCTGTTGGGGTGCCCCCTCCGACGAAGATGCTCCCTAATTTACCCGAAGGTGCATGTTCCAGGGTAAGATGGATTTCTTCCCGGAGTGCTTCCAGGTATTCATCAACAGGCTGTCCCTTTAGAAAAAATTTATTAAAATCGCAATAATGGCAAATATGCCGGCAAAATGGAATATGGATATAAGCCGCATTCGGCATTGATTGATTCATTGCTTCACTTCCTGATTTTTAGACATATTAAACCATTATACTACCAGGCAGCTAAAAAAATAAGAAGCAGGAAACATTCCGTTTCCCGCTTCTTTATGAAACATATTTTTTTAGGGCAGATTATTTTGCAACTGCGCCTTCAACGTTAGGCCTGTTATCTTCCTTAATGAACATAACAGAAATCAGTGCGACTAAGAGAAGGACGCCCGCAAAATAGAAGCCGGCATTCAAAGTGCCTGTTTTGTCTGTTAGCCAACCTGTGATGTAAGGAGCCAGGATGGATCCGCACATGCCGATGAAGTTGTACACTCCAAATGCTGTACCTAATGCGTGCTTAGGTGCATTGTCAGCAACGACTGCAACAAGGACAGGGTTTGTGCTGATTTTACCAAAGATACCATAGCCGATAAGGGCTGCATAAAGGACATACATGCTGTCGAATGCAACGATTGAAACGATAGCAATTATTGATAGTGGAATCATGATCAACAGGACAGGACGTCGTTTACCCATTCTGTCTGCAACCCAGCTGAACAGAATTGAACCTGGGATTGCTGCCCAAGGAACCAATGATGAGACAACTGCAACTTCTGTTCCTTCAATTCCGCGTGCATGCTGCAGGTAGTAAGGAATCCAAGTAACAACTACGAAGAAAGCGTAAATCGCACAGAAAATTGTAATGTAAGCAAAGATAAGGTTTTTGCTGAAGAGGTCTTTCGCTCTTAACTTTTGGCCGCCATTTTCAGATGCCTTCTGTTGAGCTGTTTTTGGTTTATCCTTAATGACCCACCACATTGCAAGTCCAATCAATACTACTGGAATAGCAATAACATAGAAAGGTGTTCTCCAGCTCATTCCAAGCGTATCAACTGTGTAACTCGAGATAAAATATCCGAGGGACAAACCGAACGCCATACCGCTGTTGATAATAGCGCTTCCGACAGTAATATGCTTTGCCGGAATAGCTTCAGATGAAAGGCCGTACTGTGGACCGTAATAGAAACCTTGGAAAATACCAACCAATAGCCATGCAAACATGAAAAGCGCGAAAGATGGCATGAATCCAGTAACAGCTGCAAGGATACCGAACATGATAAATCCTGGTATCAATACTTTTTTCTTACCGATTTTATCTCCAAGAATACCTGAAGGGACGTTCATACCTGCGTATCCAATGAAGAAGATACTGCTGATTAATCCAAGCTGTGCTCCGGATAAATTAAATTCCTGCTCAATATTCCCCATAATCGGGTTCAAAATCGCACGTGTAGCATAAAGTGCAATCCATCCCAAGAAGAATACTGTAACAATTTTAATCCAATAGGGAATTCCCTTTTGGGAGGCTTCCGGTGCCTCATTTTGTTTTACTGCTTTTTCCATTTTGCCTTCCTCCTGACATACTTTGTGGCGAATAGCCAGTTAAAAATAATTAGTGCGTTGTTTCATTAACAATATAAGATAAACTGCATTGCAGACGAATAAAAATTGTAAGCCATTACATTGCAAAAAGATTAAAAGTCGTTAAAAATTTCACTTTCACAGGTATTAATAACCATTGCTATCAAGTCCACCATTCCAGATCGGCATTAAAATACTGTTAAAGGAAGAAAATCCCGCTCACCTAAAAGGTAAACGGGATTTTCTTTCGTTATTCAACTGGCACGCTCCTTAACATATAGCCGAGGCCAGGATAAGTGGCGATATATTCTTCCTTAACGGAAAGCGCATCTTTCAATTTTCTGCGGATTCTGGCAATGCCTACCCGGAGGTAATCGATATCATCCCTATACTGTGGTCCCCATACTTCCGACAGGATTGTTTCGTGGGGCACAACCTTATCTAAGTTAAGAGCTAAAATTTCCATTACAGAATACTCAGTGTGTGTAAGTTTAAATTCCTTTTCATTAATCCAGCAGCGGCTGCTTCCCATATCGATAGTGAGCTCGCCTGTGCGGACAACAGACTTTTGGTTCGTTTTGGGTTCTGAATGCGCCGTGTGGCTTCTCCTGAGGACTGCGTTCACTCTCGCAAATAGTTCATCCAGGGAAAAAGGCTTTGTAAGATAATCATCGGCACCTACATTAAGGCCCTGCACTTTATCTTTCGGGTTGCTTCTCGCTGTCAGCATAATAACCGGCACATCCGAGAATTTCCGAAGCTTTTCAAGGACATAAAATCCATCCTGCCCCGGCATCATTATATCGAGTAAAATCAAATCAGGTGAAAACAGATCGTATTTTTCAAACAGTTCATCCCCGGAACTCGCAGTGGTTACCTCATAACCGATTGATTTAAGGTTGGCCGATACGAAGCGAAGGATTTTCATTTCATCGTCGACTACGCAAATCTTCTGGTTTTTCAAATTTGTTCCTCCCCTTTCCTATCTGGAAAATATAAGGTGAATTTACTTCCCATGCCAAGTTCGCTCACTACTTTGATCCTGCCCTCATGGGCTTCCATAATCCCGGCACAAATGGCAAGTCCCAGGCCTGTGCCGCCAGTTCTTCTCGTGGCTGTAACATCAACCTGATAAAAGCGGTTAAAGATTTTTTCAAGATGGTCTTCGGAAATGCCGATTCCATTATCGGTAACCGAAATGGTTGTATAACCATTTTCCTCTTCAAGGAAAATATCGACTCTTTTAGGATGTGAATCATTGTAGCGAAGCGCATTTGTAATTAAATTGATCAGCACTTGCTGGACACGCATTTTATCCGCATAGATGGTATAACCTTCCTCAAGATGATTATGAAATTCCATTATGGCGTCTTCTTTAAGCGTTTTAGGTATCGATTCCATAGAAAGTTCGATTACATGGTCTGCCCGTATTGTATTTGGCTCTACATACATTGCGCCCGAATCGATTTTTGAAATATCCAGCCAATCATTGACCAAGTGCTGGATCCGCTCTATATCCTCGTGGACCCCTTCCAGCAGTTCCTGCTCAAATTCAGGCTCCCACTCAACTTCCGAGCGCAGCAAAGTTTCAACGCTTCCCTTAATAGTTGTAATCGGGGTTTTAAATTCATGGGAAGTAAGTGAAATCAAGTTATTTTTAAGTGTATCAATCTCTTCTTCTTTTGTAATATCCCTAAGGACAAGTCCCTCGCCAATTCTTTCATCATCTAGGACAACAGTGAAATTGTGAAGCAAATAATATTTCGGCTTTTTACTTGTTTGTCTGTATTGAAGCTTCAGTTCGTCTCTCTGGTCGCTAAAAAACTCATTCAGCTCTTCCTTATCTACATCAAACAGCTGCAAGAACCTTCTGTATACATCATCAAGGCTGGCAAGTTCAGTTGTTTTCCGTGGAGGAATGGCTTCATCATCGTCATCCTCATCATCAACCGCAACTACCTTCAGGAAAAACTCGTTGACATACTCTACCTCTTTTTGATTGTTGAGCATGATCAGGCCCTCAGACATACTTTCTAGAACAGCCTCGAGAACCGCATGTTTATTCCTGGTTCTTTCAAACAAAAACTTATTTTGGAGCATGACAGCAAGAGAGCCAGCAAATGTGCGGAGGAACTCCTGATCGCTGACTGAAATCGTCTGCTGTTCCGACAAATCGACAACGAGGAATCCTCTATTATTCTTTTCGATTTGGATAGGTTCCATATATTGCTGTTCGCCCTTCATTTGCTCATTTAAATACTGCATCAGGTTTTGATTTGTATAAATCGTCCTATTTGTGACGGCCAGGTCATTGAAACACACATGGATGGAATAATCCATAAACTGTTCAATCTCCTGCAGGCAATATTGAATGAATTGGGCCAGGTCCTTATCAGTGGAAACCGATGTAATCAATTTATTGACCGCTTTAAGCTCTGAGTTCTTTTTCTCGAGGATCGCTGTCCTTTCCTGGACCCTTGCTTCAAGGTCTTTATTCAGTTCCATTAAGCCAGACCGGTTTTTGTCAACCTCATCAATCATATGGTTGAAATAATAAAATAGCTCTTCCATTTCCTTCGGCCCCTGTATCTTATGAGGCTTGGAGCGTATTTCTTTAAAGCCCTTCGTATACTCCTTTATATAGCCGAGGAGTTGTTGAATGGACCTTTCCAGCCTATTGGTCATCAACAGGCTTACCCCCACCATAACAGCAGCAGTCAGCAGCAGGAATATCAGGATGGTCATAAGCGCATTCTTATATGTTTTTGTAATGGCGTCAGTCGGTTTTGCAACCCAGACAGTCCAATCGAGCGGTGGCACTTTTTCGTATGTGATATAAATATCTTCATTTGGATTCTTAAGTTTAAAAAAGCTGCTGCCCCTGTCTTTATCACGGGCATCTATATAACGGGCAATCTCAGATTGTGAAAGATTGACCAGTTCCCTTCGAGTATCAAAGTGAGGGTGCACAACAACATTCTTTTCTTGGTCTATGACTACCGCATAGCCTTCCTCA is a genomic window containing:
- the hemW gene encoding radical SAM family heme chaperone HemW is translated as MPNAAYIHIPFCRHICHYCDFNKFFLKGQPVDEYLEALREEIHLTLEHAPSGKLGSIFVGGGTPTALNEIQLERLGEIIGESFNIDAEAEYTFEGNPGDLTPAKLEILKSIGVNRLSLGVQSFNDSLLERIGRSHRARDVYKTVEDAKKAGFENVSIDLIYALPGQTMDDFKDTLLKALSLDLPHYSGYSLIIEPKTVFYNLMKKGKLPLPGEDAEAAMYELLMDEMQKHGLLQYEISNFAKRGFESKHNLAYWDNSEYYGFGAGAHSYLKGVRRSNIGPLNKYLSKVATGEFPILEENRVTKEEAMEEEMFLGLRKTEGVRFGHFEEKFSVPLESIFSEQLEHLSKKGLIEASGGSIRLTRKGMLLGNEVFQSFLMN
- a CDS encoding MFS transporter, whose amino-acid sequence is MEKAVKQNEAPEASQKGIPYWIKIVTVFFLGWIALYATRAILNPIMGNIEQEFNLSGAQLGLISSIFFIGYAGMNVPSGILGDKIGKKKVLIPGFIMFGILAAVTGFMPSFALFMFAWLLVGIFQGFYYGPQYGLSSEAIPAKHITVGSAIINSGMAFGLSLGYFISSYTVDTLGMSWRTPFYVIAIPVVLIGLAMWWVIKDKPKTAQQKASENGGQKLRAKDLFSKNLIFAYITIFCAIYAFFVVVTWIPYYLQHARGIEGTEVAVVSSLVPWAAIPGSILFSWVADRMGKRRPVLLIMIPLSIIAIVSIVAFDSMYVLYAALIGYGIFGKISTNPVLVAVVADNAPKHALGTAFGVYNFIGMCGSILAPYITGWLTDKTGTLNAGFYFAGVLLLVALISVMFIKEDNRPNVEGAVAK
- a CDS encoding response regulator transcription factor gives rise to the protein MKNQKICVVDDEMKILRFVSANLKSIGYEVTTASSGDELFEKYDLFSPDLILLDIMMPGQDGFYVLEKLRKFSDVPVIMLTARSNPKDKVQGLNVGADDYLTKPFSLDELFARVNAVLRRSHTAHSEPKTNQKSVVRTGELTIDMGSSRCWINEKEFKLTHTEYSVMEILALNLDKVVPHETILSEVWGPQYRDDIDYLRVGIARIRRKLKDALSVKEEYIATYPGLGYMLRSVPVE
- a CDS encoding sensor histidine kinase; amino-acid sequence: MKEARSFKKELIYSFLLITFFSIAFLGIFQIYQLSSLVEENQKSQATTTKYLADYISNYISEHKKVIQTEALNAGRLFENNDLDIIQKQLKDIKANYPGFVNLYVGDKRGQSILFYPEVYTDGARRQNLNFSDRSYYKELLKTKDTVVSPVFHGRGGTDILLVTIVSPLVDEKGEMIGYVLGALDLNALGEHIQRRNFGEEGYAVVIDQEKNVVVHPHFDTRRELVNLSQSEIARYIDARDKDRGSSFFKLKNPNEDIYITYEKVPPLDWTVWVAKPTDAITKTYKNALMTILIFLLLTAAVMVGVSLLMTNRLERSIQQLLGYIKEYTKGFKEIRSKPHKIQGPKEMEELFYYFNHMIDEVDKNRSGLMELNKDLEARVQERTAILEKKNSELKAVNKLITSVSTDKDLAQFIQYCLQEIEQFMDYSIHVCFNDLAVTNRTIYTNQNLMQYLNEQMKGEQQYMEPIQIEKNNRGFLVVDLSEQQTISVSDQEFLRTFAGSLAVMLQNKFLFERTRNKHAVLEAVLESMSEGLIMLNNQKEVEYVNEFFLKVVAVDDEDDDDEAIPPRKTTELASLDDVYRRFLQLFDVDKEELNEFFSDQRDELKLQYRQTSKKPKYYLLHNFTVVLDDERIGEGLVLRDITKEEEIDTLKNNLISLTSHEFKTPITTIKGSVETLLRSEVEWEPEFEQELLEGVHEDIERIQHLVNDWLDISKIDSGAMYVEPNTIRADHVIELSMESIPKTLKEDAIMEFHNHLEEGYTIYADKMRVQQVLINLITNALRYNDSHPKRVDIFLEEENGYTTISVTDNGIGISEDHLEKIFNRFYQVDVTATRRTGGTGLGLAICAGIMEAHEGRIKVVSELGMGSKFTLYFPDRKGEEQI